GAATAGTTCTGGATACAGGTATAATACGGGGCGTAAGAAAGAATAGGAGTCCAAGACCTAAGATGCCAACGTACACCGGCTCAATGAACCAAATAGGAATCCATTTAACGTACCCTGATTTTAGAGTCAAAATATAAAAGCAGGTGAATAAGAGAATACGTAAATTATTACTTAACATTTCAACAGATATTTAAGTCAGTTGCTTCACAAGCTCATAATAGTTTCTTTTTTGCCCTGTTGTTACAATATAATTATTGTGATATAATAGACTAAGCTCGCCTCCGAAATGCTTACAGACCTTGCTTAAATGAATTACCTTATTATGCGCCTCTGCTTTATTTTCGATTTTAAATATTGAATGATCCATCACCACTAGTGGACGCTCTTTCAGTTTCAAACTCTTTCGCTCGATAAGGTCAAATACAGTATACGGGTAGCAGGTACCTGCTCTAAACCCCATTTCTTCTGTTGCTCCCACAGACGAATCATAATCTGCGCCCATCTGATCCCAAATCTGCCATGAAATTGGATTTTTCCATCGCAAATAGTGATGCCTACCTCCCCAACTCTCCTGTTGGATGCCTAATTCATCACACAATGCTCTAATTTTTTTAAACTCCTTGTCTGTTTTATTTAAATCACAATAAGTGTGATAACTTGGATGCAAACCTATTACATGTCCCCTTTCCCGTACTCTAACTAATAAATCTTTATAGAATTTTTTTTCAATATCGTAACGCACATCACTTGTACCAATGCCCTGCTCCACTATGAAATTAAATTCGCTCACTACTCCCAAAGACTCGCTGACATCCATTATAAAATCCGCGTTATTCATCGGATCAGGATTGTTTTCCAGGCTTTCTTTCTTTAATGCCCTTGAACACACTCTTCTACGCAATAAAGAAGGTGACCTCCTAAAGATCAGATCAGCTAAACAACTTTTGAGAAAATGAATAAAATCTGTTTCATGAGTTAATGAAAAATCCATATCATGACTCAAAACCAGCTTATATTTTCTAGGCTTTTTAAATAGCAAATTAAACTTCAACCGAAGAAGTTCTTTGAGTATTTCAACATACTCATTCACTATTGGTCTTTCATAAATTCCGGCCTTATACAAAATAGATTCTTTAACCGGAAACCTGCCATGCTTATCACTTGCGGTGGCATTCACTTCTTCATATAGCGTTAAGCAGAAAAAAATGCCCCCCAATAGGTCAATGTCAAAATAAGTTTGTCTTTCTTCCAAATTACATTCGATTGGCCCACTATCGCCAAATAAGACCGGAACTGATGGTTGGATAAAGGAGTTTGATGGAAAATCTTGCAGTGATCTGACTCTTAAAGGCAGCGATGGTAAGGTAGATGGATGCAACCATTTCTCCAAGGGAGTACTAAATAGAACTTCAGGAAATATAATACTACTATTATTTGTCCCTTGCATACCTATTTCTATATCCTTTCTGTTTTCTTCAAAAAGAAGTTCGAATTCAATTCCTAAAAAATCATTAAAAATAACGCTACATATGTATTGCTTTTCTATTTCGTAACAATTGGGAAATCTTATAATTAACGCACTCATAACGAAAATTTTCAGAATACTACATTGTACTATATGATCTCAACCCTAAAAATAATGCCAACCTGTAAATAAATTTATTTGCCTTAAAAATAGAATGATATGCCAATTGACATGCTCCTCCTTTTAGTAAATGTCGCTCAATTTCATTGCCAGTCACTTCGAATAGCTCCATTTTATTTACATTAAATGAGGCCAAATCAACAGCCTTATTTAACAAGTGGATTGTCTCGTTTGGATCATTACTTTTCCATATTATTGTATATGCCTTAATAGAGTCCCAAACAGTAAATATGATACTATTAATCTTGCCTAGATGATTTACAATATAAATAATCTCACCTGCACCTCGACGCTTTAGCTCTTTGTGAACCTCACTAAGCATTAAATACGAGGGCAAGGTTATGTTTGCCCCATTATGCTTTCTTTTTAAATCATTAAAATCCTGAGGGGAAGGAAGTCCAAGTCTGATTTCATTGAACTCTGAATTTTG
Above is a window of Solitalea lacus DNA encoding:
- a CDS encoding polysaccharide deacetylase family protein; its protein translation is MSALIIRFPNCYEIEKQYICSVIFNDFLGIEFELLFEENRKDIEIGMQGTNNSSIIFPEVLFSTPLEKWLHPSTLPSLPLRVRSLQDFPSNSFIQPSVPVLFGDSGPIECNLEERQTYFDIDLLGGIFFCLTLYEEVNATASDKHGRFPVKESILYKAGIYERPIVNEYVEILKELLRLKFNLLFKKPRKYKLVLSHDMDFSLTHETDFIHFLKSCLADLIFRRSPSLLRRRVCSRALKKESLENNPDPMNNADFIMDVSESLGVVSEFNFIVEQGIGTSDVRYDIEKKFYKDLLVRVRERGHVIGLHPSYHTYCDLNKTDKEFKKIRALCDELGIQQESWGGRHHYLRWKNPISWQIWDQMGADYDSSVGATEEMGFRAGTCYPYTVFDLIERKSLKLKERPLVVMDHSIFKIENKAEAHNKVIHLSKVCKHFGGELSLLYHNNYIVTTGQKRNYYELVKQLT